The following are encoded in a window of Brockia lithotrophica genomic DNA:
- a CDS encoding GGDEF domain-containing protein, whose amino-acid sequence MLGFVPLRGGEGEVWTPESLAQTGANALLYFDVEKFGELEARFGVHRMEEVLGLLDAALIDLWERRQFVTAAFRSFGDDYFVLVQVVGEEAEDVVRAARAIAEFVRDELVAAVSRSDPEVGAELRFHVSAVPLLHFSPENAARFLYSAVKRALTFAKVPRAEETHSLRSEISAIVEEGNIRVLFQPIFRLDTGEILGFEALTRGPAGSPWESPLVLFAQAERVGLLHVLERRVREKAIREIVPYLRRVGGGARLFLNVSPSVLLDPSFRPYTTKEFLLRFGLSPEEVVFEVTEEQAVGTPELLREVTRYYREQGFRIALDDAGSGYNSLRRILELRPDYIKIDRSLIADLDRDLVKQSLLEGIVQFATKAGSHLIAEGVETEGEFAQLVRLGVACGQGFFLGRPQHPPSLSLPAEAEETLRRNRRAVDLKSLTKTVREIMQPVSAVPPEMPVSQLKEYFDLLGEDVVFVVEEGEYLGVVQRSRLDGLLSTQYGYALYIRKQAGEVATRDALVLAPNVPVDTAARLLLEPGREGRLCEPIVVAEDRKPLGIVPLASLLDYLANVKAEVLRLTNPLTGLPGNHLINRALADFFARGQPFSFAYIDLNRFKAFNDRFGFQRGDEVIRFLADVLREVETVIPEAFVGHVGGDDFVALLPQEFADRFADLVFARFRAERKLFLQGIAGRKAGTPDEELLTLSVVLVHCLDPLRGDPLMLSEAAALLKKRAKERPSDVYLAATASEVFSPQTPEGRAEEG is encoded by the coding sequence ATGCTCGGGTTTGTTCCCCTTCGAGGCGGGGAAGGGGAAGTTTGGACGCCCGAGTCCCTCGCCCAGACGGGAGCCAACGCCCTTCTCTACTTCGACGTCGAGAAGTTCGGTGAGCTCGAAGCGCGCTTCGGCGTCCATCGGATGGAAGAGGTTTTAGGCCTATTGGATGCTGCCTTGATCGATCTTTGGGAGCGGCGTCAATTCGTGACCGCCGCCTTTCGGTCCTTCGGCGACGACTACTTCGTCCTCGTGCAGGTCGTAGGCGAAGAGGCGGAAGACGTTGTCCGCGCCGCTCGGGCGATTGCCGAGTTCGTCCGCGACGAACTCGTCGCCGCCGTCTCCCGAAGCGATCCGGAGGTGGGGGCAGAGCTTCGCTTTCACGTGAGCGCGGTTCCGCTTCTCCACTTTTCGCCGGAGAACGCCGCCCGTTTTTTATACAGCGCCGTAAAACGCGCCCTCACCTTTGCCAAGGTTCCGCGTGCGGAAGAAACCCATTCCCTCCGTTCGGAGATTTCGGCGATCGTAGAAGAGGGCAATATCCGCGTTCTCTTTCAACCCATCTTCCGCCTCGACACGGGGGAAATCCTCGGATTCGAAGCGCTTACCCGCGGACCGGCGGGTTCTCCGTGGGAGAGCCCCCTCGTCCTCTTCGCTCAGGCGGAGCGCGTGGGACTCCTCCACGTCCTGGAGCGTCGCGTTCGAGAAAAGGCGATTCGGGAAATCGTCCCCTACCTCCGCCGCGTGGGCGGCGGCGCGCGCCTCTTCCTCAACGTGAGCCCTTCCGTCCTCTTGGATCCGAGCTTTCGCCCCTACACGACCAAGGAGTTCCTCCTTCGCTTTGGCCTTTCTCCGGAAGAGGTCGTCTTCGAAGTCACGGAGGAGCAGGCCGTAGGTACGCCGGAGCTCCTTCGGGAGGTAACTCGCTATTACCGCGAGCAAGGCTTCCGCATCGCCCTGGACGATGCGGGATCGGGCTACAACTCCCTCAGGCGAATCCTCGAACTACGGCCCGATTACATCAAGATCGACCGTTCCCTCATCGCGGACTTGGACCGTGACCTCGTAAAGCAAAGCCTGCTCGAAGGAATCGTTCAGTTTGCCACGAAGGCCGGAAGCCACCTCATTGCCGAGGGCGTAGAGACGGAGGGAGAGTTTGCCCAGTTGGTCCGCCTCGGCGTGGCATGCGGCCAAGGGTTTTTCCTCGGGCGGCCGCAACACCCGCCCTCCTTGAGCCTTCCGGCAGAGGCCGAGGAAACCCTCCGCCGAAACCGTCGCGCCGTCGACCTCAAGAGCCTGACGAAGACGGTGCGGGAGATCATGCAGCCTGTTTCCGCGGTTCCGCCGGAGATGCCCGTTTCGCAGCTCAAGGAGTACTTCGACCTTTTGGGGGAGGACGTCGTATTCGTAGTCGAAGAAGGGGAATACTTAGGCGTAGTTCAGCGGTCGCGGTTAGATGGGCTTCTCTCCACGCAGTACGGATACGCCCTCTACATCCGCAAGCAGGCGGGAGAAGTCGCCACGCGCGACGCCCTCGTCCTCGCCCCCAACGTCCCCGTAGACACGGCGGCGCGCCTCCTCCTCGAACCCGGAAGGGAAGGTCGGCTGTGCGAACCGATCGTCGTCGCCGAGGACCGAAAGCCATTGGGAATTGTTCCTCTCGCCTCGCTTCTCGATTACCTCGCCAACGTAAAGGCGGAGGTCTTGCGGCTTACGAATCCGCTTACCGGTCTTCCGGGAAACCACCTGATCAACCGCGCGCTTGCGGATTTCTTCGCCCGCGGGCAGCCGTTTTCCTTTGCCTACATCGACCTGAACCGCTTTAAGGCCTTTAACGACCGTTTCGGCTTTCAGCGCGGCGACGAGGTGATCCGCTTTCTCGCCGACGTCCTGCGGGAAGTGGAGACGGTGATCCCCGAAGCCTTCGTGGGCCACGTCGGAGGGGACGACTTTGTCGCCCTTTTGCCGCAGGAGTTCGCCGACCGCTTTGCGGACCTCGTCTTTGCCCGCTTCCGCGCCGAACGCAAGCTCTTCCTCCAAGGGATCGCGGGACGCAAGGCGGGAACGCCCGACGAAGAGCTCCTCACCCTTTCCGTCGTCCTCGTCCACTGTCTAGATCCCCTTCGCGGCGACCCCCTCATGCTCTCGGAGGCCGCGGCCCTCTTGAAAAAACGCGCCAAAGAACGTCCTTCCGATGTGTACCTCGCGGCGACGGCCTCGGAGGTCTTTTCTCCCCAAACTCCGGAAGGTCGGGCCGAAGAAGGGTGA
- a CDS encoding TetR/AcrR family transcriptional regulator gives MEGNGSTERGTFNGFSYRLGETYAHAGERVQRVLRTALVLFSERGYEGVSMDAIAEASGVAKQTLYNYFPSKEALFREVLAGAVRFLTEKTEETYEAARGLSPAERWRRVLWTKLELLCAHRSLLRLLVRFSSRGRVADLDVQEIFAPYFSLLDRLLASERESGRASFACAVEDVSGCVTDLFAGAVVGGLALAVLRRALQERPPTEREKEALVAFYLRALGFAP, from the coding sequence ATGGAGGGAAACGGGTCGACGGAAAGAGGGACTTTCAACGGGTTTTCGTACCGCTTGGGGGAGACGTATGCGCATGCCGGAGAGCGCGTGCAGCGCGTGCTGCGCACCGCCCTCGTCCTCTTTTCCGAACGCGGCTATGAGGGCGTGTCCATGGACGCGATTGCGGAGGCCAGCGGCGTAGCGAAGCAGACGCTTTACAACTACTTCCCCTCGAAAGAAGCCCTCTTTCGCGAAGTGCTGGCGGGTGCCGTACGCTTCCTCACGGAAAAGACCGAAGAAACCTACGAAGCCGCGCGCGGGCTTTCCCCCGCGGAGCGCTGGCGCCGCGTCCTGTGGACGAAGCTCGAACTCCTTTGCGCACACCGTTCTCTCCTTCGCCTTCTCGTCCGCTTTTCGTCCCGGGGGCGCGTGGCGGATCTCGACGTTCAGGAGATCTTTGCCCCGTACTTTTCCCTGCTCGACCGGCTCCTCGCGTCGGAAAGGGAAAGCGGGCGGGCATCGTTTGCCTGTGCGGTCGAGGATGTTTCCGGCTGCGTCACGGACCTCTTTGCGGGCGCCGTCGTAGGAGGGCTCGCCCTCGCCGTCCTCCGCCGGGCTCTACAGGAACGTCCCCCGACGGAGCGGGAAAAGGAGGCACTCGTAGCCTTTTACCTGCGGGCTCTGGGGTTTGCCCCGTAA
- a CDS encoding glycoside hydrolase family 130 protein, giving the protein MGARPLLKLERLSDRPILEPRPHIPWERAAVFNAAAVLRDGYVHLLYRASDKPFFLDSPEPDPARKFTSVIGYAVGDGIRFERFDEPVLLPYGEDEDWGVEDPRVTEIEGTYAMVYTAFGGRSWFDYRPKIAFSRDLRSWEGRRVLLDEVNKDVALFPERIRGRYALLHRRIPHIWIAFSEDLVRWEDHQILLPTIPGTWESKKVGIGGPPHKTREGWVLFYHAVDEANVYRLGVALLDLEDPTNVLARYPHPVLEPELPWEREGLVPNVVFSCGSVEKDGAYYVYYGAADTVLGVAAQGKDRIVDQLVRLA; this is encoded by the coding sequence GTGGGGGCACGCCCTTTGCTCAAGTTGGAACGGCTCAGCGATCGACCGATCCTCGAACCGAGGCCGCACATCCCGTGGGAACGGGCAGCGGTGTTCAACGCTGCGGCGGTTCTCCGCGACGGATACGTGCACCTCTTGTACCGGGCAAGCGACAAGCCCTTTTTCCTCGACTCTCCGGAACCCGATCCTGCGCGCAAGTTTACCTCTGTGATCGGCTACGCCGTGGGGGACGGGATTCGCTTCGAACGCTTCGACGAACCGGTGCTCCTCCCCTACGGCGAAGACGAAGATTGGGGGGTAGAAGATCCGCGGGTGACGGAAATCGAAGGCACCTACGCGATGGTCTACACCGCCTTCGGCGGGAGAAGCTGGTTCGACTACCGCCCCAAGATCGCCTTTTCCCGCGACCTCCGCAGCTGGGAAGGCCGGCGGGTGCTTCTCGATGAGGTGAACAAAGACGTCGCCCTCTTCCCCGAACGAATCCGGGGGCGCTACGCGCTCCTCCACCGGCGGATTCCGCATATCTGGATCGCCTTTTCCGAGGACCTTGTCCGGTGGGAAGACCACCAAATCCTCCTCCCCACCATCCCCGGGACCTGGGAAAGCAAAAAGGTGGGCATCGGTGGACCGCCCCACAAGACTCGGGAAGGGTGGGTGCTCTTCTACCACGCCGTGGACGAGGCGAACGTCTATCGCCTGGGGGTGGCCTTGCTCGATTTGGAAGACCCCACAAATGTCCTCGCGCGCTACCCCCATCCCGTCCTCGAGCCGGAACTCCCGTGGGAACGGGAAGGCCTCGTCCCTAACGTCGTCTTCAGCTGCGGTTCCGTGGAAAAGGATGGGGCCTACTACGTCTACTACGGAGCGGCGGATACGGTCCTCGGGGTCGCCGCCCAGGGCAAGGACCGGATCGTAGATCAACTCGTGAGACTCGCGTAA
- a CDS encoding NifB/NifX family molybdenum-iron cluster-binding protein, producing the protein MRVAIAVLRSGRMNPHFGRAKTIAIATVENGTITQWEEVESDFAHLHPGHHHGPHHAHDHHHGDEEAEDHDHDHDHDHDHDHEHEHEDDEEVRRHRDAVFDFLKRHRVDVVLLDHIGHGMRRAQKEGLRLVLVNPKMGTAREIVEAFARGEIGRA; encoded by the coding sequence GTGCGCGTCGCCATTGCCGTGCTTCGCAGCGGGAGGATGAATCCGCACTTCGGTCGTGCCAAGACCATTGCCATTGCCACCGTAGAAAACGGGACGATCACCCAATGGGAAGAGGTGGAGAGCGACTTCGCCCACCTCCATCCCGGGCATCACCACGGGCCGCACCACGCCCACGACCATCATCACGGCGACGAGGAAGCCGAGGACCACGACCACGATCACGATCACGATCACGACCACGATCACGAGCACGAGCATGAAGACGACGAAGAAGTTCGGCGCCACCGCGACGCCGTGTTCGACTTTTTGAAGCGCCACCGCGTGGACGTGGTCCTTCTCGACCACATCGGCCACGGCATGCGGCGGGCCCAAAAAGAGGGTTTGCGGCTCGTCCTGGTAAATCCCAAAATGGGCACGGCAAGGGAAATCGTCGAGGCCTTCGCCCGCGGCGAAATCGGCAGGGCATAA
- the spoIIP gene encoding stage II sporulation protein P, whose amino-acid sequence MRRTRKFSPVSFLLDFLFVVGGIAVLGMALGKSFASLPPQTHLTLLLPPYGETVDRETLAHAVVSKLPLLGGLPDPYASGAGSDAPLPGDLSGVLPPKEKGEGKPPTQEPSEQGLPVHAPKPDLAQVKANLPVVLVYHTHNRESWVEVTRGRKESYGLDPEVNITLVGKAFVDELNRLGVPTLHDTTDIYALLLRDGLTYGHSYAKSREVVETYLSKNPRITYVFDIHRDGVPREQSTVQIDGRPYAKVMFVIGKGNPNWQANAALAQELVRRLEARYPGITRPTVYHERTEGRNGEYNQSLSPNALTVEIGGIENTREESERTARLLARVFFEYYADAVPVVRQIVGENGGEAK is encoded by the coding sequence GTGCGACGTACGCGGAAATTCTCGCCCGTTTCTTTCCTCCTCGACTTCCTCTTCGTCGTCGGGGGCATTGCTGTTTTAGGAATGGCCCTCGGGAAGTCCTTTGCCTCTTTGCCGCCCCAAACCCACCTCACCCTCCTTTTGCCTCCGTACGGGGAGACGGTCGACCGCGAGACGCTCGCACACGCCGTAGTCTCGAAGCTACCGCTGCTCGGAGGACTTCCCGATCCGTACGCGAGCGGAGCGGGGAGCGACGCCCCCCTTCCCGGGGATCTTTCCGGGGTACTCCCGCCGAAGGAGAAAGGAGAAGGGAAGCCCCCGACCCAAGAGCCTTCGGAGCAAGGGCTTCCCGTACACGCTCCCAAGCCGGACCTCGCCCAGGTCAAGGCCAACCTCCCCGTGGTGCTGGTCTACCACACGCACAACCGCGAGTCGTGGGTCGAGGTCACCCGCGGGCGAAAGGAGAGCTATGGCCTTGATCCCGAGGTGAACATCACCCTCGTAGGCAAGGCCTTCGTCGACGAGCTCAACCGCCTGGGCGTTCCGACCTTGCACGACACGACGGACATCTACGCCCTCCTCCTCCGCGACGGGCTCACCTACGGGCACTCGTATGCCAAATCGCGCGAGGTCGTAGAGACCTACCTCTCCAAAAACCCGCGCATCACCTACGTGTTCGACATCCACCGCGACGGCGTCCCCCGAGAGCAGTCGACCGTGCAAATCGACGGACGCCCCTACGCCAAGGTCATGTTTGTGATCGGAAAGGGAAATCCAAACTGGCAGGCGAACGCCGCCCTTGCCCAGGAACTCGTCCGCCGTCTCGAGGCGCGCTACCCCGGAATCACACGGCCTACGGTGTACCACGAGCGGACGGAAGGACGGAACGGAGAGTACAATCAGTCCCTCTCCCCGAACGCCCTGACCGTGGAAATCGGCGGCATCGAAAATACGCGCGAGGAAAGCGAGCGCACCGCCCGTCTTCTCGCCCGGGTGTTCTTTGAGTACTACGCGGATGCCGTTCCCGTCGTCCGCCAGATCGTCGGCGAAAACGGAGGGGAGGCAAAGTGA